A stretch of the Gossypium hirsutum isolate 1008001.06 chromosome D07, Gossypium_hirsutum_v2.1, whole genome shotgun sequence genome encodes the following:
- the LOC107954090 gene encoding calcium-transporting ATPase 1, endoplasmic reticulum-type, with the protein MGRGEEDHGKREKISAASSKVENFPAWAKDVKQCEENFQTNRELGLSSAEVEKRREIYGWNELEKHEGTSIFQLILEQFNDTLVRILLLAAIISFVLAWLDGDEGGEKEITAFVEPLVIFLILIVNAIVGIWQESNAEKALEALKEIQSEQANVVRDGKKVSNLHAKELVPGDIVELRVGDKVPADMRVLTLISSTVRVEQGSLTGESEAVSKTAKVVPENTDIQGKKCMVFAGTTVVNGNCICMVTQIGMNTEIGKVHSQIHEASQSDDDTPLKKKLNEFGEVLTMIIGVICALVWLINVKYFLSWEYVDGWPSNFKFSFEKCTYYFEIAVALAVAAIPEGLPAVITTCLALGTRKMAQKNALVRKLPSVETLGCTTVICSDKTGTLTTNQMAVSKLIAMGSRPGTLRAFDVEGTTYNPFDGKIRGWAAGEMDANLQMIAKICAVCNDAGVEQSGSHYVATGMPTEAALKVLVEKMGLPEENGSSSGHGDHQRCCQAWNKLEQRIATLEFDRDRKSMGVIVNSSTGQKALLVKGAVENLLERSSFMQLRDGSIIELDQYSKDLILQSLHEMSTDALRCLGFAYKEEPFEFTTYNGDEDHPAHQLLLNPSNYSSIESKLIFAGLVGLRDPPRKEVRQAIEDCKAAGIRVMVITGDNKNTAEAICREIGVFGSSEDISSRSLTGKDFMDHPNQKNHLRQSGGLLFSRAEPRHKQEIVRLLKEDGEVVAMTGDGVNDAPALKLADIGVAMGIAGTEVAKEASDMVLADDNFSTIVAAVGEGRSIYNNMKAFIRYMISSNIGEVASIFLTSALGIPEGMIPVQLLWVNLVTDGPPATALGFNPPDKDIMKKPPRRSDDSLITAWILFRYLVIGLYVGIATVGVFIIWYTHHSFLGIDLSGDGHSLVTYSQLANWGKCDSWEGFSVSPFTAGSQVFKFDYDPCDYFHSGKIKASTLSLSVLVAIEMFNSLNALSEDGSLLTMPPWVNPWLLLAMSVSFGLHFLILYVPFLARVFGIVPLSTNEWLLVIAVAFPVILIDELLKFIGRRTTKLRYPAVPKSSKQKAE; encoded by the exons ATGGGGAGAGGTGAGGAAGACCATGGGAAGAGAGAAAAAATCAGTGCTGCTTCTTCCAAGGTAGAAAATTTTCCTGCTTGGGCAAAGGATGTGAAACAATGTGAAGAAAACTTCCAAACGAATCGAGAATTAGGATTATCAAGTGCTGAAGTTGAAAAAAGGAGGGAGATTTACGGATGGAATGAGTTAGAAAAGCATGAGGGCACATCAATATTTCAACTAATTCTGGAGCAATTTAATGACACATTAGTTAGGATATTATTGCTTGCTGCTATTATATCATTTGTTTTAGCTTGGTTAGATGGTGATGAAGGAGGGGAGAAGGAGATAACAGCTTTTGTGGAGCCGCTTGTTATATTCTTGATCTTGATAGTGAATGCCATTGTTGGAATATGGCAAGAAAGCAATGCAGAAAAAGCCTTGGAGGCTCTGAAGGAAATTCAATCGGAGCAGGCAAATGTAGTTCGAGATGGTAAGAAGGTCTCAAATTTGCATGCAAAGGAGCTTGTCCCAGGTGATATTGTGGAGTTGAGAGTTGGTGATAAGGTACCCGCAGATATGCGGGTTTTGACTTTGATAAGCTCAACTGTAAGAGTTGAACAGGGATCATTGACTGGAGAGAGTGAAGCTGTGAGCAAGACTGCGAAGGTTGTTCCTGAGAATACAGATATTCAAGGGAAGAAATGTATGGTTTTTGCTGGAACAACTGTGGTCAATGGAAATTGTATCTGCATGGTCACTCAGATAGGCATGAATACGGAGATTGGGAAGGTGCATTCACAGATTCATGAAGCATCGCAGAGCGATGATGATACCCCgttaaagaagaagttgaatGAGTTTGGAGAGGTTCTAACAATGATAATTGGAGTGATTTGTGCGTTGGTTTGGCTTATTAATGTGAAATATTTTCTTTCTTGGGAATATGTTGATGGCTGGCCTAGCAACTTTAAGTTCTCATTTGAGAAGTGCACATATTACTTTGAAATTGCTGTTGCATTGGCTGTTGCTGCGATTCCAGAAGGTTTACCAGCAGTTATTACAACATGTCTGGCACTGGGAACCCGAAAGATGGCTCAAAAGAATGCACTTGTCCGTAAGCTGCCTAGTGTTGAGACTCTTGGTTGCACAACGGTTATCTGTTCTGATAAGACTGGTACTTTGACTACCAATCAGATGGCTGTTTCTAAGCTTATTGCTATGGGTTCAAGGCCTGGCACTCTGCGAGCTTTTGATGTGGAAGGAACTACTTATAATCCTTTTGATGGGAAAATTCGAGGCTGGGCTGCTGGTGAAATGGATGCCAACCTTCAAATGATTGCAAAGATTTGTGCTGTTTGCAATGATGCTGGTGTTGAGCAATCTGGGAGTCATTATGTTGCCACTGGAATGCCTACAGAGGCTGCACTAAAG GTTCTGGTTGAGAAAATGGGATTACCTGAAGAGAATGGCTCCTCTTCGGGTCATGGGGACCATCAAC GCTGCTGTCAAGCGTGGAACAAATTGGAGCAAAGGATTGCGACACTTGAGTTTGACCGTGATCGGAAGTCCATGGGAGTTATTGTGAATTCCAGCACAGGACAAAAGGCATTGCTAGTAAAG GGTGCTGTTGAGAATCTGTTGGAGAGGAGCTCTTTTATGCAGCTACGCGACGGCTCTATCATTGAACTAGATCAATATTCAAAGGATCTTATTTTACAGAGTCTTCATGAAATGTCAACAGATGCATTACGTTGCCTTGGTTTTGCATATAAGGAAGAGCCTTTTGAGTTCACGACATATAATGGTGATGAAGATCATCCAGCACATCAGCTTTTGCTTAATCCGTCCAATTATTCTTCAATTGAGAGTAAACTTATTTTTGCCGGTTTAGTTGGGTTAAGG GATCCCCCTCGGAAAGAGGTTCGCCAAGCAATTGAGGACTGCAAAGCTGCTGGAATTCGTGTTATGGTCATTACAGGAGACAACAAGAACACAGCGGAAGCTATTTGTCGTGAAATTGGCGTATTTGGATCTTCTGAAGATATTAGTTCAAGAAGCTTAACTGGGAAGGACTTTATGGATCATCCTAATCAGAAAAATCATCTGAGGCAGAGTGGAGGTCTTTTATTTTCTCGGGCTGAGCCAAGGCACAAACAAGAGATAGTTAGGTTGCTGAAGGAGGATGGTGAAGTGGTTGCTATGACCGGGGATGGAGTTAACGATGCTCCTGCCTTGAAGTTGGCTGATATTGGAGTGGCAATGGGCATTGCGGGGACTGAG GTTGCAAAGGAAGCATCTGACATGGTGTTAGCAGATGATAACTTCAGCACTATAGTTGCTGCAGTTGGTGAGGGCAGATCCATTTACAACAACATGAAGGCCTTTATAAG GTACATGATATCCTCCAACATTGGTGAGGTTGCTTCTATATTTTTGACTTCTGCATTGGGGATTCCAGAAGGCATGATACCTGTTCAGCTTCTGTGGGTTAATCTTGTTACTGATGGACCTCCAGCAACTGCTCTAGGGTTCAATCCCCCTGACAAAGATATAATGAAGAAGCCTCCAAGACGAAGTGACGACTCACTAATCACTGCTTGGATCTTGTTCCGCTACCTG GTGATTGGGCTCTATGTGGGGATAGCCACTGTCGGGGTCTTCATCATATGGTACACCCACCATAGCTTCCTGGGCATTGATCTGAGTGGAGATGGGCATAGTCTTGTTACCTACTCCCAACTTGCTAACTGGGGTAAATGCGATTCTTGGGAAGGTTTTTCTGTGTCACCATTCACAGCAGGTTCCCAAGTGTTCAAATTCGATTACGACCCATGCGACTACTTTCATTCAGGGAAAATCAAAGCCTCGACTCTTTCCCTCTCTGTCTTGGTAGCCATTGAAATGTTCAACTCCCTTAATGCCCTATCTGAAGATGGAAGCTTGTTAACGATGCCTCCTTGGGTGAACCCATGGCTCCTTTTAGCCATGTCAGTCTCATTCGGACTGCACTTCTTGATTCTGTATGTGCCATTTCTTGCTCGAGTGTTTGGGATTGTTCCCCTCAGCACCAATGAATGGCTGCTCGTAATTGCCGTCGCTTTCCCGGTAATTCTAATTGATGAGCTTCTCAAATTCATCGGCAGACGTACAACCAAGTTGCGCTACCCTGCTGTACCAAAATCTTCGAAGCAGAAAGCCGAGTGA